TAAGCACTCTCATCCCCAttaattaccttactaatggcccattctagttacattttaaaattaagagtgagaattgaagaacaatttgatgaagatcacttttccctctaggaccctctctctctcactctaaaaatattagaaaatatgCTCAAAGTGGTCCATGGGGTctgttttaacgaaatagggtcgtgtttaaaactcccaaaaatgaagttccggaacaggttctgcgatcgcataatcaatatgcggatCGCATATCGGTCACATAATTGATGACCAAAACGACCAAAAATCTATCTGtatctgcggtcactatgcgaccGGCATAACTATTCtacggtcacataatgcaccgcagaataattatgcggtcacatagtcgaccgcataattgtttCCAGACTGACTCTCTCCTGCCTCacttatgcggcccgcagagtgattctgcggttgcataatggaccgcagaaacgcgttgttctgccaaaaattttcctttacttttcagtgcattgttcaacccaaaaagtccgaactaCTATTATTAAtctctacgcctactttggcatcacggaacccgaatttttagaaaaattttacggggccttacattagTTTTGGACTATATATAAATATTCCTTTGTGATCATTTTGATGGGTGGAAAAAAGTGTGACAAAAAGTAAAAGcttttcttattctttcttttgtGTTGAGGtttcttttattcaatttttttatgtttttgctCCTAGTTTATACTAGAAAAATTTGTTGAATCCTGGGGGATATGCCTAATTTTATTCATTATGGTGTAGGCGAAATATCCTCAAAGACAGTGTCCTTGACACGCGTCAAGCTAAATCTTTTATTCTCCGTAATCATCCAATACTTTTTCCAACAAGACGTActattaatattttaaactttcCCAGCTGTAATGGTTTGAACGTTCAAAGGATCACTTGAACATTTCAATTAAAAATACGCCTAATTTATATGCATTTTCCCTTGCTAGATTTACTATAGGTTTTGCTTATTTTCCTGGAATGTATAAATACATACACATAGCAAAAATAAACTCATTTAGCTAtgagagaaaaatgaaaattgaagctTACCTACCTTTtaattatttgacatttttacGAATTGGCAGATGGAGAACATTGGATATTCACACTAATTTTAGGCAACTTAGTGTAGGATGTTCCTATAGTTTCGAATTTCGATTATCGATATGTGGTAATTATAAAGTTAAAAGAACTCAAAGAACACAAGTGGAATTTCTCTTTTGCAAAATATCGAAGAATTAGACTGTCGAATTGTATATCTACTGTCAATCTCATTAGTGAAAAATCAGTAGTATTACCTAATCCTCTAGGTGCACAGGTACTACCTAATACTGACGGAGAAGTCATAGATTATCTAGGCAGATATACCCTATtgctttttttttggggggggggggggggggaatgtcCCCTAGAATggaaaataaatttcatatttatCCTTTAACTTTTGACAATAATTTGAATTATCAATAGGTTAGGTTCCGTTAGGGGTTTAGGGCAAAACACGAGATCATAACGACGGGGTAAAATTAGGCCCAAGTTCACACTGAATACAAAGTTATTTAACTTCGAATAGTATATAGacaaatttgacatttttttccGTTGTTTTTCTAAACAATGGCAATTGcttaataaattttattttaaagttatGTTATGTTGGTGCAGGTCTACTCTTTTCAGTTTTTTGTCTTCACCACACCCCTAAAACTAAAGTAATATTTGTTCTTTATGACAAGTTGAACTTACTTTCATTTATACAAACAAACCCCTTTTGGTCCTTGcattctttcttcaaacataaGAGTGAAAAATTATGGAGAAAATCAAGGATAAGGAAATTTGGTTGCCTAAGTCAAGGATAAGGAAATTTGGTTGCCTAAGAAGGCAATTTGGCACCTATAATTCCTAAAGCATACTTGCTCCTCTTTTACTGCTAGTTATAGTATCCTGTTGAGTAGGCTTCTCATCGGAGAGAAATGGAGTCGGCGGAGTCacctaagaagaagaagaagaagaagaagaagaagaagaagaagaagaagaagaagaagaagaagaagaagaagaagaagaagaagcagcagcttcaGACAAGAGACTTAGGTTTGTTTGGAATTAGACTATGTTATCTCTATTATTGACTAATGGACTTGACACGTGGAGGAATCTCAGCATTCAAAAACTTCTAATCTGAGTCGTTGGATCCTACACGAGAAGAGCACATGTTGAGCATAGTAGAGAATATTTTTTGTTACACAACTGTATTTACAAGCAATGAAATTTAGACAAATATAAAGAATAATTTTGTTACACAATTATAGACATAGGTAATAGTAATTAGACAATTGTATAGAGTAATTTtattttacagtttctttttacaacaaatacatatataaatatctgTACAATGAATGAAAGAAGACATAGAAAATTCTGCAAATTCCCTTCTTCAttctttcatggtatcagagcagtagcTCGATTCCAAGGGAATTCATTTTTcaacttttctttgtttttcattttctgtGTTCTTCATTCTATTCCACCATGGCACCTGAAACACCTCTCATTCCTGCACCTCAAACTTCAACTGGAAATGGAGTGACTCTTGATGTTAATCACCCCTACTTTCTTCATTCATCAGATGCACCTGGAGTGAGCTTATGCAGTCTTTGATGGGAGAGGGTACCAAGGATGGAAGAGATCTGTGTTGATAGCCCTTTCAGCAAAAAGCAAATTGGGCTTCATCGATGGTACATGTCCAGCTCCTGCTATTACTTCCAAAGATTATCAACCATAGAGCAGATGCAATGACATGGTAACATTATGGTTGCTGAACTCACTGTCTAAGGACATTGGAGACAGTGTTATATACTCCAAAACTGCAAGAGAACTCTGGATTGGACTGGAGCACAGATTTGGGCAGTCTAATGGAGCAAAATTGTATCATCTGCAGAAAGAGTTAGCTGGTTTACTTCAAGGTACAAGTGACATAGCGACCTATTTCACAAAGCTTAAACGTCTATGGGATGGGTTGGATTCTCTCAACACAATATCAAGTGCGCTTGCACTTGTATCTGTGAAGGTAAGAAAGTGGTGGAAAAATCACAAGAGGATCAGAgacttattcaatttctaatgCGCTTGAACGAGGCCTATGGTCAAGCTAGGGGAACCATACTCATGATGAATCCATTACCCAACATCAACCATGCCTACTCCTTGATTCTACAAGATGAGAATCAGGAAGAGGTATATGATAACCCCCCTCATTTCAACTGATATTTCATCCTTCATGGTAGGAAATCAGAACAATTTCCAAAATCAAGGGAACTTTTCACAAAGAAATGGAAGCAGAAACTTCCTGGGCAGTTTCAGAAATCTACTAATGGttttcaaaaatctaaaaatccACCACAAAGGACATCAATTCCCAAGGCAAGGAAAGGAAAATTCAACCCTAATATTTCTTGTACCTACTACAAGAAAATAGGTCACTCTGTAGCAGATTGCTACAGAATCATAGGGTTTCCAGATGGGTTTGAATTCATAAATGGAAAACAAGGTCAAGGACCTATCAGAGGTAATGGAGCTTTCTCAGGAGACCAAGGAGATGATCTGACCAgcaattttaatgaagttatgaaTCAACACCTTTCAAAGGAACAATTCTCACAGTTGGTACAACTCATTAAGCAAGTTAAGGTGACAGATACAGGAAGCTCAAACTCAGAAATCAATGCAAATGTTGTGGCCGGTACAATTATCAAATATTCTGGTTCTTGTTtttcagtttacaattcaagcacCTGGATCATAGATTTAGGAGCTTCAGAACATATGTGTTTTGACTCAAGTGATTTTATATCTTTATCACCTCTTCCTATTCCTCTAGACATCAACCTACCTAATTCTTTCAAAGTAACAGTCACTCATGTAGGAAGAGTTTCCATTCATTCTGATTATATTCTGGAAAATGTATTGTATGTTCCTACTTTCAGATATAATCTAATGTCTGTCAATAGGTTTTGTTTGCAATTTCATTGCATTATCTCATTCTACTCTACTCAATGTATGTTACAGGCCCCTTTAATGAAGAGGGCTCAAGTTTTTGGTGAAGCAAAAGAGGGACTATACCTATTGGAGCCTAATTATGCTAGTTCTAGAAATAGATATGAAGAAAATGTAGTTTCATCTTCAAAGCAGAATGTTTTCAGTCATGTTTCagtttcttttcccttttctacAAGTACAATCTCTGATGTAAATTTTTGGCATGTCAGATTAGGGTATTTGCCCTTTTCATCAATGAAACATCTCAATTTTATTTCTATTCCTTCTAATTTTGAATGTTTCTGTGATATTTGTCCTAAAACCAAATAAACTAGAAATTCTTTCCCTTTAAGTTAAATCAAATCAAAAAGAGCATTTGAGTTAATTTATGTTGATACATGGGGACCTTATAAGGTTCTAACTTATAATGGTTTCAGATATTTTTTAACTATTGTGGATGATTATAGCAGAGGGACATGGACCTTTCTTCTAAGCAGCAAGAGTAATGCTTTTGATGTACTAAAGTA
This DNA window, taken from Nicotiana tabacum cultivar K326 chromosome 4, ASM71507v2, whole genome shotgun sequence, encodes the following:
- the LOC107809516 gene encoding uncharacterized protein LOC107809516, with product MVTLWLLNSLSKDIGDSVIYSKTARELWIGLEHRFGQSNGAKLYHLQKELAGLLQGTSDIATYFTKLKRLWDGLDSLNTISSALALVSVKVRKWKSEQFPKSRELFTKKWKQKLPGQFQKSTNGFQKSKNPPQRTSIPKARKGKFNPNISCTYYKKIGHSVADCYRIIGFPDGFEFINGKQGQGPIRGNGAFSGDQGDDLTSNFNEVMNQHLSKEQFSQLVQLIKQVKVTDTGSSNSEINANVVAGTIIKYSGSCFSVYNSSTWIIDLGASEHMCFDSSDFISLSPLPIPLDINLPNSFKVTVTHVGRVSIHSDYILENAPLMKRAQVFGEAKEGLYLLEPNYASSRNRYEENVVSSSKQNVFSHVSVSFPFSTSTISDRDMDLSSKQQEKVVCVKIQKLRTDNAFELGKGTQQSAFLSSQGILRQTSCVNTPQQNGIVERKYGHLLEIARALLFQSKVPISYWGECLLTATHLINRLPSKVLKGKTPFFHFVQTITLL